AACAACTTCGAAAACCAGAAGGAACGCGCGATCGAAACCTCGCGTCCGCCGACCGTGACCGCCGTCTACGACGATCCGGAAGTGGCCGAGGCCCAGCCCTTCATCCCGCGCTGGAAGCCGGTCGTGCTCAACGCCCTGCCGCGTCCTTCCGCCGCCACCAAACGCAAATATAACGAGGTCTCCTCGGAATTCTGGACCGCCGTGCATGATACGCTTTCGGGCGACGGCACCGCCGAGCAGAACCTCGCCAAGCTGGAAGCAAAGCTGAAGCGCCTGCGCGGCAACGGCTGGTAAGATCGGCCGGCGCCGCGCGGCAAACGACCGCGCGGCGCCGTCTCAACCAATGACAAGAAGGGAACGGAACATGGCAGAACCGGTCGAAAAATCGACCCTGTCACAACAGCGGGTGATGTCCGCCTGGGTCTTCCTGGCGCCGATGCTCGCGGTGCTTGCCGTGGTCGCGGTCTATCCGCTGGTCAAGACGATCTATTTCGGCTTCACCGACGCATCGATCGATTTTCCCGGCCAGGCGCAATGGGTCGGCTTTCGCAACTATCTCGAATATCTCGATTATGGCGGCGGCGAAGGCGAATATTACGGACTTCTGGCCGATCCGGACTGGTGGCGGGCCGTCTGGAACACGCTGCGTTTCACCTTCTTCTCGGTGCTGTTCGAAACCATTTTCGGCATGATCATCGCGCTCGTGCTCAACACCCAGTTCTTTGGCCGCTCGCTGGTGCGCGCCGCCGTCCTCATCCCCTGGGCGATCCCCACCATCGTCTCGGCCAAGATGTGGGCCTGGATGATGCATGACCAGTTCGGGATCCTGAACGACATGCTGATGAAGCTGCATATCATCTCGGAGCCCGTCGCCTGGACCGCCGATCCCGATACCGCGATGCTTGCCGTTTTGATCGTCGACATCTGGAAGACCACGCCCTTCATGGCGCTCCTGATCCTTGCCGGCCTGCAGATGGTGCCGAAGGACATGTATGAGGCGGCAAAGCTCGACGGCATTCATCCCGTCCGCGTGTTCCGAAAGGTCACCTTGCCGCTGATCATGCCGGCGGTGCTGGTGGCGATCGTGTTCCGCGCGCTCGATGCGCTGCGCGTCTTTGACATCGTCTATGTGCTGACCCCCAACAACGCCAATACGGCCACCATGTCGGTTTTCGCGCGCGAGAACCTGTTCGATTTCGATCGCTTTGCCTATGGCTCGGCGGCCTCCACGCTGCTGTTCCTGATCATCGCGCTTCTGACGATCGGCTTCATCCGCGCCACCCGCATGAACCTTGGAGGCGACAGATGACCGTCCCCGCACCGATCAAACGCCTCGCCTTCTATGCCCTGGTTCTGCTTATCCTCGCCCAGGCCCTGTTTCCCTTCTACTACGCCATCCTGACGTCGCTGGAAAACGGTCAGGCGCTGTTTGAGGTGAACTATCTGCCGAAGGCGCTGACCTTCGCCAACTACGAACACATGCTGACCGACGGCGTATTCGGCCACCAGATCTTCAATTCTGTGTTCGTCGCCACCGTGGTCGTGATCTTCTCGCTGTTCCTCGGCGTCACCGCGGCCTTTGCCTTGAGCCGCATCCGGTTCAGGGGACGCGGCATGCTGCTCTTCACCATTCTCTCGGTGTCGATGTTTCCGCAGATCGCCGTGCTCTCCGGCCTGTTCGAGCTGATCCGCGCCTTCGGCCTGTTCAACTCGCTCTGGTCGCTGGTGTTTTCCTACATGATCTTCACCCTGCCCTTCACGGTCTGGGTGCTGACCACCTTCATGCGCGACATGCCGATCGAGATCGAGGAGGCCGCGATCATGGACGGGGCATCGTCCTTCACCATCATCCGCCGCATCTTCCTCCCGCTGATGTGGCCGGCAATGGTGACGACCGGGTTGCTCGCCTTCATCCATGCCTGGAACGAGTTCCTGTTCGCCCTCACCTTCCTCTCCACCGACAGCCAGCGCACCGTGCCGGTGGCGATCGCGATGATCTCAGGCCTTTCCGAGTTCGAGGTGCCGTGGGGCAATATCATGGCGGCGTCCGTGATCGTCACCGTGCCGCTGATCGCGCTCGTCCTCGTCTTCCAGCGCAAAATCGTTTCCGGCCTGACCGCCGGCGCCGTGAAAGGATAGTCTCATGGCCTCCATCGAACTTAACAAGATCTGCAAGTCCTTCGGCCATGTCGAAGTGCTGAAGGATATCGATCTCACCCTCGAAAAGGGCGAGTTCATCGTCTTCGTCGGCCCGTCCGGCTGCGGCAAGTCCACGCTGCTGCGCCTGATCGCCGGGCTTGAGGATATCTCCGGCGGCGATCTGATGATCGACGGCGAGCGCGTGAACAACGTGCTGCCGGCCAAGCGCGGCATCTCCATGGTGTTCCAGTCCTACGCGCTTTATCCGCACATGACGGTCTACGAGAACATGGCCTTCGGTCTGGAACAGGCCAGGCTCAACAAGGCCGAGGCCGACAAGCGCATCCGCGAGGCGGCCGAGATGCTGCAGATCACGCCCTTTCTCGACCGCAAGCCGCGCCAGCTTTCCGGCGGCCAGCGCCAGCGCGTCGCCATCGGCCGGGCGATCACCCGCCAGCCGCGCATCTTCCTCTTCGACGAGCCGCTGTCGAACCTCGACGCGGCACTCCGGGTCGATACCCGGATCGAGATCGCCGCACTCCACAAGCGCATGAAGGGCGTCACCATGATCTATGTGACCCATGACCAGGTCGAGGCGATGACCCTTGCCGACCGCATCGTGGTGCTGAACGCCGGACGGGTTGAGCAGGTCGGCACGCCGATGGAGCTCTACATGAAACCCGCCAGCCGCTTCGTCGCCGAATTCATCGGCTCGCCGCGCATGAATGTGATCGAGGGCGAGATTGCTGACGGGTTCGGCGCGGCGGCCTGCGGCATCCGCCCGGAACATCTCGCGATTTCGCGAGAAGATGGGCGCTGGTCCGGGAAAGTGCTGCTTTCAGAGGAACTTGGAAGCGATACCTATATCCATGTCGAAACCGAGAATGCCGGCATGCTGAATGTCCGCGCGCCGGGCGCGCAGGATTTCGAAGCCGGCGAGACGGTCTTCGTGACGCCGGATGAGACGGCGCTTCACCGCTTCGACGCTGCCGGCGCGGCGATCTAGGAGACCGGCATGAACAGCAGACCATCCGAACCGCCGCGCCCGATCTGCGTCATCGGCAATGCCAATCTCGACCTCGTCACCGGCAGCGTCGCCGATTGGCCGGAATGGGGAACGGAGGTGTTTCTGGACAAGTCCGATTTCCGCATCGGCGGCTCGGCGGCCAATACCGCGCTCGTGCTGCAGCGGCTCCGCCACCCCGTCGGCCTCGTCTCGGCGACCGGCAGCGATGCGGCGGGCGCGATGATCACCCGCCAGTTTGCCGGCGCGCTGGACAGGATCGCGACCCGGCCCGGCCCGACATCGATGTCCGTCGGCATCTTGCAGAAAGGCGGCGAGCGCAGTTTCTTTTCCACCAACGGTCATCTCGACGGGCTCGATGCCGCCTTCTTCTCCGCCGCCCTGGAAGACTGGCCGCTTGCAGGCGCGATCGCGCTGGTCTCCGGCGGCTTCGCCCTGCCCGGCCTGATGGCGGAGCACACGGCCTTCCTGCAGCGGCTGAGGGCACGCGGCGCAACGATCGCCATCGACCCCGGCTGGCCGGGCGACGGCTGGACCGATGCCGCCATCGCCAGTGCCCGCGCATGGATCGGCCTTGCCGACCATATCCTGCTGAACGACAAGGAAGCGCTCGGCCTTTCCGGCGAAAACGCCGTCCATGCCGCCTGCCGCGCGCTCGCGCCGCATATGCGCCCCGATGCCGCGCTGGTGGTCAAGCGCGGCCCCGAGGGCGCTGTCTGCTACCGGCGCCGCAACTATATCATCGAACAAGCCCGCCCCCTTGATGTCATTGACACGGTCGGCGCGGGCGACGCCTTCAACGCGGGGTATCTCAGCGCCGTCGCGGAAGGTGCCTCCGAGCGCGCGGCGCTGAGGCGCGGCATCGATGTCGCCTCCGCCGTGATCAGCGAATTTCCCCGCAGCAGCTCTGCGATCGAACGGAGCGATGTCTCATGCGCAATATCCTCCTCCTGATCGCCGACGACCTCGGCCGGATGACGGGTTGCTACGGCGAGACGGCGATCGCGACGCCCAATATCGACCGGCTTGCCGAAACCGGCACGCGCTTCGACATGGCCTTCACCTCGACCGCCTCGTGTTCCGCCAGCCGCTCGGTGATCTATACGGGGCTCCACACCCATGAGACCGGGCAATACGGCCTCAACCACGACCACCACCATTTCATGACCTTCGATCATGTGGACACCGCGCCGGCGCTTATGAACGCAGCCGGCATGAAGACCGGGATCATCGGCAAGGTTCATGTCGGTCCGGATGCGGTCTATCCCTGGCAGGTGCGCGCGGAGAGCTGGGAACGCGACGTGCGTTGGGCGGCAGACCGCGCGGCCGCCTTTTTCGACAGCGCCAAGGCTGAGCAAAAGTCCTTCTTCCTCACCATCGGCTTCATCGATCCGCACCGGGATGAAACCCGCGGCGGCTTCGGCAATGACCGCGCCTATCCGGGCGTCGAGGATCGCATCTTCGCACCGGAAGACGTCACCGTGCCGCCCTTCCTGACTGACCTGCCGGAAGTGCGCCAGGAGCTTGCCGACTATTACCGTTCGATCTACCGCCTCGACCAGGGGGTCGGCATGGTGCTGGATGAACTGGAGCGCTCCGGCCTTGCCGATGAGACGCTCGTCGTCTTCCTCTCAGACAATGGCTCGCCCTTCCTAAACTCCAAGACCACGCTCTACGATGCCGGCGTGCACCTGCCGCTGATCATGCGGATGCCCGGCGGCCGTGCGGGCATCGCCAATCCCAATCTGGTCTCCTTCACCGATATCCTGCCGACCTTTCTCGACTGGGCGGGCCACGCGCCACCGCCCGGGCAGCGCAAGGGGCGCTCGCTGCTGCCGATCCTGGAGGCCGGGACGCTTGAGGACGACTGGCAAGCCGTATTCGGCTCGCATACCTTCCACGAGGTGACGAATTACTGGCCGACGCGCTTCATGCGCACCACCCGCTACAAATACCACCGCAATGTCGCCTGGCAGCTCGATTTTCCCTTTTCCGGCGATCTTTACGGCTCGCTGACCTGGGAGGGCATCCGCAATCAGGACCCGGCAATGATCGGTGGTCGCTCGGTGAAAGACTATGTCCGCCGTCCGCCGGAGGAGCTCTACGACCTGGAGGCAGATCCGCACGAGGTCAACAATCTGGCCGGCGACCCGGCTCATCGCGACCGCCTGCTTGAGATGCGGGCCGCAACGGAAGCCTGGCAGCGCGAGACCGGCGACCCGTGGCTCTACCGCGACGGCGTGTCGCTCCGGGCCATCGAGAAACATCTTGAGGCCGGCATGGCCATGCCCGACCGGTTCGACTTCGACCCGGACAATCCGGGCTCTCGCTAGCCGATCCGATTTACAAAGCCATTGCTTTGAAAAGGTGGGGCCGCTATACGGGTCGGGTGACACTCAAGACCCGATGAAGCATGGCACGCGACACCAATCCCCAGAACAGCACTCCGAGCGCCGGGTATACGACCCGCAGCGCCGGCGACCGCATTCTCATGCAGCTGAAAATGCATGGCGGGCTGACGGCGGCCGAACTCGGAAAGCGCCTCGGAACCACGGGCGAAGCCGCGCGCCAGCAACTGGCCCGGCTTGCAGAAACGGGGCTCGTTGAGCCCGAAAGCCAGCGTTCCGGCGTCGGCCGCCCGCGCCAGGTGTGGAGCCTGACGGCAGCCGGCGAGGCGCATTTTCCCGATACCCATGCGACGCTGACGGTGGAGCTTCTGGAGAGCATTCGCGCCGAGCTTGGCGAAGCCGCGCTCGAGACGGTGATTGCCGCGCGCGAACGGCGCACCGGCGGCCTTTACAGGACCGCGATGGACGGCTGCGACAGCCTGGATGAAAAGCTCGCCGTGCTGACCCGGCTGCGCTCTGCCGAGGGCTATATGGCGGACTGGTACGCGGCGGAGGACGGCACGCGCCGTTTTGTCGAGCATCACTGCCCGATCTGCGCTGCCGCCACCGCCTGCCAGGGGTTCTGCCGCTCGGAACTCGCGATCTTCCGCCAGCTTCTCGGCCCCTCCGTCGACATTCGCCGCGACGAACACATCGTCAAGGGCAGCCGGCGCTGCACCTATGTCGTCAGCGAGACGCGATAGAAATGGGAAAGGAAAGCTGCATGCCTGCCGGAATTCGCGAGGCGCTGGAAAAACAGGTGACCGAGGGCAAGGACAACGCGCTCTGCCGGCTGACGCTCGGCCGCATTCTGGCCGGCGAAGACCGGCTTGACGAGGCGATCGCGCACCTGACCCGCGCGCTTGAACTCGACCCCGATTATTCCGCCGCCTATTCGGCGCTCGGCAAGGCCTACCAGCGCAACGGCGAAAAGGCCCGCGCCATCGAGACCTTCGGGAAGGGCGCCGACGTCGCCACCCGCAAGGGCGACCTGCAGGCCGCCCGGCAGATGCAGGTGCTGCACCGCAAGCTGAACAAGGGCTGACGTTCAGCCGAGCCCCCGATAGCCGCGACCGTGCCAGATCAGCGGGGACGCCCCCTCCTCCCGCGCGATTTCGGCGATCGAGCCGGCGAAGAGCACATGCGTGCCGGTATCGATCCGGCCGATCACATCGCAGTCGAGCGCCGTCATCGCGCCCGCAAGCTTCGGATTGCCGGAGGGCCACGCCGTCCATGTCCCGCATTTGAAGCGGTGGGCGGGCGCGATGCGACCGGCAAAGGCGTCCGCCACGGTCCATTGCGTCGCCGCAAGCATGGCAAGCGAGAACGCGCCCTTTTCCGCAATCAACCCCGCCAGATGCGCGCCTGCGTCGATCGACACGAGAATGGAGGGCGGCGCGCCGCTGAGGGAGAAGACGGCGGTCGCGGTGCGGCCGGAGCGCCCCCCCTCAGTGGCCGCCCCCACGATGCAGACGGTTGCGGCAAGCGAGGCCATCGCATCGCGGAAGTCCTGTTTGTCGATCGGCGGGCGGGCCGGTTTTCCAAGCGGCATCGGACGCGTGCCATTTGCGGCAAAGGCATCGACCGTCATGCTCCCTCTCCCGT
This window of the Martelella lutilitoris genome carries:
- a CDS encoding carbohydrate ABC transporter permease: MAEPVEKSTLSQQRVMSAWVFLAPMLAVLAVVAVYPLVKTIYFGFTDASIDFPGQAQWVGFRNYLEYLDYGGGEGEYYGLLADPDWWRAVWNTLRFTFFSVLFETIFGMIIALVLNTQFFGRSLVRAAVLIPWAIPTIVSAKMWAWMMHDQFGILNDMLMKLHIISEPVAWTADPDTAMLAVLIVDIWKTTPFMALLILAGLQMVPKDMYEAAKLDGIHPVRVFRKVTLPLIMPAVLVAIVFRALDALRVFDIVYVLTPNNANTATMSVFARENLFDFDRFAYGSAASTLLFLIIALLTIGFIRATRMNLGGDR
- a CDS encoding flavin reductase family protein, translated to MTVDAFAANGTRPMPLGKPARPPIDKQDFRDAMASLAATVCIVGAATEGGRSGRTATAVFSLSGAPPSILVSIDAGAHLAGLIAEKGAFSLAMLAATQWTVADAFAGRIAPAHRFKCGTWTAWPSGNPKLAGAMTALDCDVIGRIDTGTHVLFAGSIAEIAREEGASPLIWHGRGYRGLG
- a CDS encoding carbohydrate ABC transporter permease, translating into MTVPAPIKRLAFYALVLLILAQALFPFYYAILTSLENGQALFEVNYLPKALTFANYEHMLTDGVFGHQIFNSVFVATVVVIFSLFLGVTAAFALSRIRFRGRGMLLFTILSVSMFPQIAVLSGLFELIRAFGLFNSLWSLVFSYMIFTLPFTVWVLTTFMRDMPIEIEEAAIMDGASSFTIIRRIFLPLMWPAMVTTGLLAFIHAWNEFLFALTFLSTDSQRTVPVAIAMISGLSEFEVPWGNIMAASVIVTVPLIALVLVFQRKIVSGLTAGAVKG
- a CDS encoding carbohydrate kinase family protein, which codes for MNSRPSEPPRPICVIGNANLDLVTGSVADWPEWGTEVFLDKSDFRIGGSAANTALVLQRLRHPVGLVSATGSDAAGAMITRQFAGALDRIATRPGPTSMSVGILQKGGERSFFSTNGHLDGLDAAFFSAALEDWPLAGAIALVSGGFALPGLMAEHTAFLQRLRARGATIAIDPGWPGDGWTDAAIASARAWIGLADHILLNDKEALGLSGENAVHAACRALAPHMRPDAALVVKRGPEGAVCYRRRNYIIEQARPLDVIDTVGAGDAFNAGYLSAVAEGASERAALRRGIDVASAVISEFPRSSSAIERSDVSCAISSS
- a CDS encoding helix-turn-helix transcriptional regulator, whose product is MARDTNPQNSTPSAGYTTRSAGDRILMQLKMHGGLTAAELGKRLGTTGEAARQQLARLAETGLVEPESQRSGVGRPRQVWSLTAAGEAHFPDTHATLTVELLESIRAELGEAALETVIAARERRTGGLYRTAMDGCDSLDEKLAVLTRLRSAEGYMADWYAAEDGTRRFVEHHCPICAAATACQGFCRSELAIFRQLLGPSVDIRRDEHIVKGSRRCTYVVSETR
- a CDS encoding ABC transporter ATP-binding protein translates to MASIELNKICKSFGHVEVLKDIDLTLEKGEFIVFVGPSGCGKSTLLRLIAGLEDISGGDLMIDGERVNNVLPAKRGISMVFQSYALYPHMTVYENMAFGLEQARLNKAEADKRIREAAEMLQITPFLDRKPRQLSGGQRQRVAIGRAITRQPRIFLFDEPLSNLDAALRVDTRIEIAALHKRMKGVTMIYVTHDQVEAMTLADRIVVLNAGRVEQVGTPMELYMKPASRFVAEFIGSPRMNVIEGEIADGFGAAACGIRPEHLAISREDGRWSGKVLLSEELGSDTYIHVETENAGMLNVRAPGAQDFEAGETVFVTPDETALHRFDAAGAAI
- a CDS encoding sulfatase family protein; amino-acid sequence: MRNILLLIADDLGRMTGCYGETAIATPNIDRLAETGTRFDMAFTSTASCSASRSVIYTGLHTHETGQYGLNHDHHHFMTFDHVDTAPALMNAAGMKTGIIGKVHVGPDAVYPWQVRAESWERDVRWAADRAAAFFDSAKAEQKSFFLTIGFIDPHRDETRGGFGNDRAYPGVEDRIFAPEDVTVPPFLTDLPEVRQELADYYRSIYRLDQGVGMVLDELERSGLADETLVVFLSDNGSPFLNSKTTLYDAGVHLPLIMRMPGGRAGIANPNLVSFTDILPTFLDWAGHAPPPGQRKGRSLLPILEAGTLEDDWQAVFGSHTFHEVTNYWPTRFMRTTRYKYHRNVAWQLDFPFSGDLYGSLTWEGIRNQDPAMIGGRSVKDYVRRPPEELYDLEADPHEVNNLAGDPAHRDRLLEMRAATEAWQRETGDPWLYRDGVSLRAIEKHLEAGMAMPDRFDFDPDNPGSR
- a CDS encoding tetratricopeptide repeat protein — protein: MPAGIREALEKQVTEGKDNALCRLTLGRILAGEDRLDEAIAHLTRALELDPDYSAAYSALGKAYQRNGEKARAIETFGKGADVATRKGDLQAARQMQVLHRKLNKG